A genome region from Prionailurus bengalensis isolate Pbe53 chromosome B4, Fcat_Pben_1.1_paternal_pri, whole genome shotgun sequence includes the following:
- the LOC122472321 gene encoding olfactory receptor 8S1-like: MALVNHSTIIEFLLLGVPEDHHTQALVFVLFLVVYLLTLSGNLLIILVIRTNSHLHTPMYFFLNHLSFLDLCYSSVTVPKMLENLLSEKKAISVEDCLTQAFFVLAFGGTELCLLAVMAYDRYAAICYPLLYGQMMSNELCVGLAWGSWGLAFLDAFINTLLAWNLDFCETQVISNFICEIPSLFPLSCSNSSDNVAVLLGSALLHAFGTFILVFFSYARIVSTVLSITSTSGRSKAFSTCSSHLTAVSLFYGSGFLRYLMPTSGSPWELVFSMQYSVVTPLANPLVYSLKNKEVKASLKNMLQKSLQHLR, from the coding sequence ATGGCCTTGGTAAATCACAGCACCATCATTGAGTTTCTCCTTCTTGGAGTCCCTGAAGATCATCATACCCAGGCTCTAGTCTTTGTGCTTTTCCTGGTAGTTTACCTCCTGACTCTGTCAGGGAACCTGTTGATAATCCTGGTTATCAGGACCAATTCTCACCTTCAcacacccatgtacttcttcTTGAATCACCTCTCCTTCCTGGATCTCTGTTACTCTTCGGTCACTGTGCCCAAGATGCTAGAGAACCTCCTGTCTGAGAAGAAAGCCATCTCAGTGGAAGACTGTTTGACCCAGGCCTTCTTTGTGCTTGCCTTTGGGGGAACAGAGCTCTGCCTCCTTGCAgtcatggcctatgaccgctatgctGCCATTTGCTACCCTCTACTCTATGGTCAGATGATGAGCAATGAGCTGTGTGTGGGACTGGCGTGGGGATCTTGGGGTCTGGCCTTTTTGGATGCTTTCATCAATACCCTCCTAGCCTGGAATTTGGACTTCTGTGAGACGCAAGTCATCTCCAACTTCATTTGTGAGATTCCTTCTCTGTTCCCTCTATCCTGTTCCAATAGCTCTGATAACGTTGCAGTTCTGCTCGGCTCTGCCCTCCTGCATGCCTTTGGGACCTTCATTCTGGTCTTCTTCTCTTACGCCCGTATTGTCTCCACCGTCCTGAGCATCACCTCCACCTCGGGCAGAAGcaaggccttctccacctgctcctcccacctcacCGCAGTGAGCTTATTTTACGGCTCAGGTTTTCTTCGCTATCTCATGCCAACCTCAGGTTCCCCGTGGGAGTTGGTTTTTTCCATGCAGTACAGTGTGGTCACTCCCCTAGCGAATCCCCTTGTTTATAGCCTAAAGAACAAGGAAGTAAAAGCATCTCTGAAAAACATGTTGCAGAAAAGTTTACAACATCTCAGGTAG